TTCCAGACCGAAGACCCGAGATGCCGCACGAGGATCGCATTGGCATCAAGATTTTCTTTGAGCTCGCGCCACGAAGCAAAGTTCGCGTGTTTGGCGATGATCTCAAGAGCGTCTTTGAGTGCAATCGGCTTCCCGGCTTTAGCCTTGGCCTTTTGGAGTAGTTTCGCTTTGTTTTTTAAATGCTGGATTTGTGAAATGGCCACAAAATCTCCTTTGTCTTGTTACCTATAACCGCGTTGGTAACCAAAAGAGTTTATTTGTGTTGGCGTGTGAACGCCTGTCTTCGCGAGGTGAGCTTCTCTTTGGCGGTAGAGGCGTCCTCGTCAGCCTCATAATAGAATATAACCGCAAACTTTCAAAAAGTCAAAGTGGGCAGTAAGTAATGACAATCACTCCGTTTGCTCCGGCTCCGCCCGCTGGCGGACTCTTCGCGCAGAATCCATTTCCACCGCCGCCTCCACCGTAGTTTCCGGCGGCACCACCGGCGCCTGAGTTACCAACACCGGTTCCACCACCACCGCCACCACTTCCTGCCACTGAAGGGGAGGTTGCTAAGTCATTGCCCGCACTGCCCGCTTGAGGATTCGGAGTTCCAGCATTGTCAGCACCGCCGGCACCACCGCCGCCGTTTGCGGGACTCGCCCCTCCACGCACGCCGGCTCCGGCGCCGAGATAGTTTTTGCCGCCTGTGGATCCGCTTCCGACAGCACCGCCGCCATTCCCACCGCCACCGCCTCCGCCCGCACCTGAACCAGGAGTGACACCGTTCGCGCCTGGACCGTTGGGCCCTCCGGCTCCGCCACCACCTCCTCCACCGGAAGTCGAAGATTTCGATCCGCCATTTCCGCCGGAATAAGTGACATCGCCGATGGAAGTCGCTGCACTGCCACCAGCACCACCGCCGCTCGTTGAACCTTTAAGTCCTGCCTTTGCGAGAAGTGTCGATGTGTCTACGAACCATGTGTCTGTTCCATCGGTGCTGGAGTTTCCTTTCGCGCCAATTTGATAAGTGACGGTGCCCGGGTATGTGACCTGCAAGTTGTTCTTACGTGCGTAGGCGCCGCCGCCACCGCCACCATTTGCATCATTTGAACACCAACTGCCGGCACCACCACCACCGCCGCCACCGCCGATGGCTTCGATGGAGTTATCGTCTTTATTCCAGTCACTCGGGATCGCCCACGAGGTGCCTGAAGTTAATATGACTTTGGTGTAGGTGCATCCGGCTGTCTTTGATTTCCAAAAGGCGAACGGAATCAGACCTGCGAAGGATTTCCCTGAGAGAAAAACGACGGCCGCTGAAATAATGAGGTTTGTGATTTTCATGTGTCCATTTTCACCGTCCACACTTTTGCTTCCAGTGAATAACACAGATCAGGACGTGTTTCCGTTACGTTCCCTGTGCACTACTTAACCTAGGTAGGTACATAATCACCTTCGAAAAAGAGAGCAGCTCATTATACAATATATTGAATAATCTTTACAGATTATACTGGCTAGTCAGGGTTCACAAAAAACAGTATATTAGCTTTAACAGAAAGGACGGTTTTATGAAGAAACTATTATTCTCTCGAAAAAATGAACAACGCCACTGGGTTGGCGATGGGTTCCCCGTCCGCTCAATCTTTACTTATAATGATTTGGCCAAAGAGATTTCGCCATTTCTGTTAATGGATTACGCGGGCCCGGCAACCTTCCCGCCGACGAATGAACGTAAAGGCGTTGGTGAGCATCCTCACCGCGGCTTTGAAACCGTGACGATAGTCTATTCAGGCGAAGTGGAGCATCGCGATTCCGCTGGCGGTGGAGGTCTCATTGGTCCCGGTGACGTGCAATGGATGACGGCGGCTTCGGGCCTTGTACATGAAGAGTTCCATGGTCCCGAGTTCGCAAAACGCGGCGGCAACTTTGAGATGGTACAGCTTTGGGTGAACTTGCCAAGAAAAGATAAAATGTCAAAACCTCGCTATCAAGGTTTGAAAGATGCGAACATTCCGGCAGTAGCCCTGCCTGATGGCGCCGGAACTTTGCGCGTGATTGCTGGAAACTATCAAGACGCCAAAGGCCCCGGCATGACATTTACTCCGATCAATCTTTGGGACTTGAACTTGAAAGCTGGTCACAAAGTCACTTTGAAAGTTCCTGCCGGTCACACCGCAACGGCGTTTGTCTTAAGTGGCAAAATCGAAGTCGGTACTGAAGCGATTGGCGAAGCAGCCCTCGCGGTGTTTGAACGCGACGGCGACGAGCTCACGTTCAAAGTCCTTGAAGACACGAAGTTGCTCTTCATGGGAGGAGAGCCGATTGAAGAACCGATTGTCGGCTATGGCCCGTTTGTCATGAACTCCATCGGCGAAATCAAGCAAGCCTTCATCGATTTCGAAGAAGGACGCATGGGATCTTTTGGCTCGATCAGCGGATCTGAAAACTAAAAACACAAAGCCTTCACTGGAGCCCCAGGCAACGCCTGGGGCTTTCATTTCTTCATGGGTTGATTTAAAGATTTCAATATTCCGTAACAACGTTGTGAAGATCTCTTCTAAATTGCCCATTTACCAGGGCTTCCTCAAGATTGGTTTTACACTTTCTTCCTCCTCCGCTACAGAAAAGTTATATGAAAGCAACAATCGTATTTCTTTTTACGTCCTCTTTGATCCTCAATGCTGCCAATGCACAGCCTAAACCCACTACCAGCGAGCTTCGTGAGATCAGTCTCGTAACGATGGAGATCCCGCCTTTTATGAGCGAGCACATGCCTGATCAAGGAGCGGGTTCCTATGCACTCAAGATGCTGTTTAAAAAACGCGGCTATGATTTGAAAATGAGTTTTGCGCCCTTCTTGCGGTCAAAAAACCTCGCGACGCACGATCGGGACTTTGTCGGCTATGCTCCCAGCACAAAGTATAACCTCATCAAAGGCTTTGTCCTGTCGAAAATTTTCTATCAATCCCCTTGGATGATTATTCAAAACAAAGAAAATCCGATCCAGTGGAAGAAGATCGAAGACTTGACCAAATATCTTGGCGGCAACGTGAACGGCTATGACATGGTTCCAGAAGCCACACAGCTGTATGAAGCCGGAAAACTCAAAATTGAAATGG
The sequence above is drawn from the Bdellovibrionales bacterium genome and encodes:
- a CDS encoding pirin family protein — protein: MKKLLFSRKNEQRHWVGDGFPVRSIFTYNDLAKEISPFLLMDYAGPATFPPTNERKGVGEHPHRGFETVTIVYSGEVEHRDSAGGGGLIGPGDVQWMTAASGLVHEEFHGPEFAKRGGNFEMVQLWVNLPRKDKMSKPRYQGLKDANIPAVALPDGAGTLRVIAGNYQDAKGPGMTFTPINLWDLNLKAGHKVTLKVPAGHTATAFVLSGKIEVGTEAIGEAALAVFERDGDELTFKVLEDTKLLFMGGEPIEEPIVGYGPFVMNSIGEIKQAFIDFEEGRMGSFGSISGSEN
- a CDS encoding ABC transporter substrate-binding protein — protein: MKATIVFLFTSSLILNAANAQPKPTTSELREISLVTMEIPPFMSEHMPDQGAGSYALKMLFKKRGYDLKMSFAPFLRSKNLATHDRDFVGYAPSTKYNLIKGFVLSKIFYQSPWMIIQNKENPIQWKKIEDLTKYLGGNVNGYDMVPEATQLYEAGKLKIEMAPDDVKNILKLAHKRVDYIFMDENMYKFLMATNPTLKPFADKLEIHPHRVEMLNYGIAFRKTPQGMDLLDEINKVLNEEEFTNYVNAYMKNLTAGAPK